The DNA region TGGTGAGCGGGCACTATATCCTGGGGCCGGAGGTGGCGGCGTTTGAGTCGGAGTTTACGGCGTATCAAGGCGGCGGGCACACGGTGGGCGTGGCGAACGGGACGGAGGCGCTGGAGATCGCGTTGCGGGCGCTGGGCGTGAAGGCTGGAGATCTTGTGGCGACGGTAGCGAACACGGTCACGGCGACGGTGTCGGCGATCGAGCAGATCGGGGCGCGGCCGGTTTTCGTGGAGATCGATGCGGCGACGATGCTCATGGATGCGGGGGCGCTGGAGTCGGTGCTGGTGCGGGAGGGTGGGGCGATGAAGGCGGTGGTGCCGGTGCATTTGTACGGCCAGATGGCGGATATGGCGGCGATCTGTGCGGCGGCGAAGCGGCACGGGGCGGCGGTGGTGGAGGATTGCGCGCAGGCGCATGGCGCGAGCATCGGGGGGCGCAAGGCGGGGACTTGGGGCGAGGTGGCGGCGTTTAGTTTTTATCCGACGAAAAATCTGGGGGCGCTCGGCGATGGTGGCGGGGTATTTACGCTCGATGGGGCGCTGGCTGAGCGTGTGAAATTGATGCGGCAGTATGGGTGGCGCACGCGTTATGTGGCGGAGGCGGCGGGACGGAACAGCCGGCTGGACGAGATGCAGGCGGCGGTGTTGCGCGTGAAGCTCCAGTATCTGGATACGGAAAATGCACGCCGGCGGGAACTGGCGGCCCGGTATGTTGAGCGGCTGCGAGCTGTGGCCGAGGCAAGGGGGATTGCGCTCCCGAGTGTGAATGACGGTGGGGAAAATGTGGCGGTGTTTCATCAGTTCGCGGTGAGAGCGGAGAAGCGTGAAGCGTTGCGTGGGCATCTGGATTCGAGGGGGATCGTGTGTGGCGTGCTTTATCCCGTGCCGGTGTACCGGCAGCCTGCGTTTGCGGATGAGGTGCTGTCGTTACCAGAGACGGAGCGGGCGTGCGCGGAGGTGTTGTGCCTGCCCTGTCACCCGGGATTGACGGCGGGTGACGTTGACAGGGTATGCGACGAAATCCTTCGTTGGGGCACCCCGTCATGAGCAACACCCCTGCGCTCAGTTTTGTCATACCGCTGTATTTTAGTGCCGGTACGATCCGTCCGTTGGTGAAGGCGATTGAGGCGCTCGTCATTGAAGGCGGGCACGAGATTGTGCTCGTTAACGATGGCAGTCGGGACGAGACGGCGGCGGTGTGCCGCGAATTGGTCCACGAGGCGAAGGTGCCGTTGGTCTACATCGAGCACGCGCGGAATTTCGGCGAACACAACGCGGTGCTGACCGGTTGGCGCCATGCCTGCGGAACGCACGTGGTGAATCTCGATGATGACGGCCAGAATCTACCGGCGGAAGCGGTGCGACTTTGGGAGCAAGCGAAGGCGGAGCGGTTGGATGTCGTTTATGGTTGGTATGCCGAGAAGAAGCATTCGCCTTGGCGCAATGCGGGCAGCTGGCTCACGAATAAAATGACGGACTGGGCGCTGGATAAGCCCAAGGGATTTTATCTTTCGAGTTTCCGGTGTGTGAGTGCGTTTGCAGCGGGAGAAGTGGCGGCGAACAGCGGGCCGTTTCCCTATATTGATGGGTTGCTGCTTCAGGCGACGCAGCGGATCGGATCGCTGGAGGTGCGCCATGCGGAGCGGGTGGTGGGGAAAAGCGGATACACGCTGCGGAGGCTGGTGCGATTGTGGGCGAGTTCGTTTGTGAATTTTTCCGTGATGCCGCTGCGTATCGCGACTTTGCTGGGCGTGACCATGGGCCTGGGTGGCATGATTGCGGTGGGCGGGGTTGTTTATCTGTGGGCGACCGGGCGGGGGCCGGTTTTTGGGTGGGGTTCGCTGATGGCTGCGTTGTTGTTATTCTCGGGTGTGCAGCTGCTGTTGCTCGGTGTGATCGGCGAGTACATCGGGCGGATGTTTCTGACGATCAATCAGCGGCCGCAGGCGGTGGTGCGCGAAGTGACGCGGGGCGGGTGATCAGCCGCGGGCCGGGAGAATTTTGTCCCAGCGGGAGAATTCGTTATCGAGAGCGTCGGCCATGCGGCGGAGGGCAACGACGGGCGGTCGGGAGGTGAGGCCGGCGGCGTGGAGGCCGGCTTGAAGGACGTCGAGCGGGGAGGTGGCGACGGTGGCGGCAGTGAGTTCGCGGGCGAGATAGTCGCGGCAGACGGCGCGGTGGGAAAGGCGGGCGAATTCGGGGCGCCAGCGGGAGGCGAGGAGGTGGGAGTTTTGTTCGTCGCGGAGTTTGCGGCCGGGGGAGCTGCTGACGTGGTGGTGGATGATGCTGCGTTGAGCGACGGCGGTGGTGAGGCCGAGGCGGGCGGCGCGGAGGCAGAGGTCGACGTCTTCGCCGCCGTTGATGAAGGCGGTATCGAAGCCGCCGAGACGGAGCCAGAGTTCGCGGGCGATCAGGAGGCAGGCGCCGGTGACGGCGGGGACGGGTTTGAGCGCGGGAGCGAAGGGCGGGAGTTCGCGGTCGTGGACGGGTTTGGCCTTCGCATTGATGACGATGCCGGTGTGGTCGATTTCGCCGGTGCGGATGGAGAGCTGGACGTTGCCGACGATGCCGGCGCGCGGACCGAGGGCGGCGTGAGCGGCGAGCATGGGCTCGAGCCAGCGAGAGGTGAGGACGAGGTCGTTGTTGAGGAGGACGAGTAAGTCGCCGGTGGCGATGGAGGCGGCGCGGTTGTTGGTGGCGGCGTAGCCGAGGTTGCGGTCGTTGATGAGGACGCGAAGGTTTGGAAGCGTGGCGTCGGACGAAAGTGTGCGGAGCCAGTCGCGGGTGCCGTCGGCGCTGCCGTCGTCGATAAGGATGATCTCGTGGTCGAGGCCGACGGGGAGTGTGGCCTGGAGGGAGTCGAGCATGGCCTGCGTGAGGGGCAGGCAGTTGTAGAGCGGGATGAGGAAGGAGACGCGCACGCGAGCGGAGTTTTGGACCGCGAATGGACGCGAATCGACGCGAATATTTGGGGGAGGATCGGAGCCGCGCGCGATGACGCGTGGCGGTGTGGACCAAGGTCCGGCCTTAAAGATCAGAGTTTTTTCAGGTACTGGCCGTAGTTGGATTTGCCGAGGCGCTTGATCTGTTCGTCGAGCTGGGCGCGGTTAATCCACTTCTGTCGGTAGGCGATTTCTTCGAGGCAGGCGATTTTGAGGCCCTGGCGGTTCTCGATGACTTCGACGAACTGGCCGGCGGCGAGGAGGGAGTCGTGGGTGCCGGTGTCTAACCAGGCGGTGCCGCGGCCGAGGAGTTCGACGTGGAGCTTGCCGGCTTCGAGGTAGAGACGGTTGAGGTCGGTGATTTCGAGCTCGCCGCGCTTGGAGGGTTTAAGGGCTTTGGCGAGGGCAACGACGTCGTGGTCGTAGAAGTAGAGGCCGGGGACGGCGTAGTTGGACTTTGGTTGCGCAGGTTTCTCTTCGAGGGAAACGACGCGGCCGTCGGGGGCGAACTCGACCACGCCGTAGGCGGTGGCATCGGCGACGTGGTAACCGAAGATGGTGGCGCCGGTGGTACGTGCGGTGGCGGACGCGAGGGATTTTACGAGGTCCTGGCCGTAGAAGAGGTTGTCGCCGAGGACGAGGGCGGAGGGTGTCTTGTCGTCGAGGAAGCCGACTTGATTGGCGATGACGAAGGCTTGGGCGAGGCCGTCGGGGCTGGGTTGTTCGGCATAGGTGAGTGTGAGGCCGAATTGAGAGCCGTCGCCGAGAAGACGTTTGAAGAGGGGAAGGTCGAGCGGTGTGGAGATGATCAGGATCTCGCGGATGCCGGCGAGCATGAGGATCGACAGCGGGTAGTAGATCATCGGCTTGTCGTAGACGGGCATCAGCTGTTTGGAGACGGCGATGGTGAGGGGATAAAGCCGGGTGCCGGATCCGCCGGCGAGGACGATGCCTTTGCGATTCATGAGTGAGGGAGTGGGGACGATGAGGAGCGGGGAGGCGGGGACCGATTCGGAAAGGTTACACAGAGGGCACGAGGGGTGGCACAGAGGTCACGGAATCGGAATCTTTAACCACGGATTTCATAGATGGGAACGGATAAGAGAAGAGGGAGAACTGGAGCGCGGTGGATTGAGCTTTGTGATCTCTGTGCATACTCTCGTGGCCTCTGTGTAATTGGATCGAAAACGAGTTGGTCAGGCTTTGGTGCCGAGGCGTTCGCGGGCGTATTTTTTCGAAGTGATGTCGGCGGCCCAGGTGCGGTTTTTGAGATACCAGTCGACGGTTTTCTCGATGCCGGTGTCGAAGTTTTCCTTGGGGGACCAGCCGAGTTCTTTGCGGATTTTGGTGCTGTCGATCGCGTAGCGGCGGTCGTGACCGGGGCGGTCGGCGACGTAGGTGATCTGCGTGATGTAGGGTTTGCCGTCGGCGCGGGGCGATCGTTTGTCGAGGATCGCGCAGATGCGGTTAACGATTTCAAGATTCGGGCGTTCGTTGAGGCCGCCGACATTGTAGGTTTCGCCGACGCGGCCTTTGGTGAGGGCGAGCCAGATGGCGGTGGCATGGTCTTCGACGTAGAGCCAGTCGCGGATTTGCTGGCCGTCGCCGTAAACGGGGAGCGGTTTTCCCTCGAGGGCGTTGAGAATCATCAGCGGGATGAGTTTCTCGGGAAAGTGGAAGGGGCCGTAGTTGTTGGAGCAGTTGGTCGTAACGGTGGGGAAGCCGTAGGTGTGTTGAAAGGAGCGGACGAGGTGGTCGCTGGAGGCCTTCGAGGCGGCGTAGGGTGAGTTGGGTTCGTAAGGGCATTCCTCGTTCCAAGGAGCATCGCCGGCGGCGAGGGTGCCGTAGACTTCGTCGGTGGAGACGTGGAGGAAGCGGAACGCTTCTTTTTTCGACGTCGGGAGTTTTGCCCAGTGGAGACGGGCGGCGTTGAGGAGGCGGAGGGTGCCGACGACGTTGGTTTGGATGAAGGGCTCGGGGGAATCGATGGAGCGGTCGACGTGAGATTCGGCGGCGAAGTTAACGACGGCGTCGATGGCGTGATCGGCGAGGAGTTTTGAAACGAGGGCAGTGTCGCCGATGTCGCCATGCGCGAAAACGTAGCGTGGATCGGAAGCGAGGTCGGCGAGATTGGCGGGGTTGCCGGCGTAGGTGAGGGCGTCGAGGTTGACGAGTTTCGTGAGAGGCGAGCCGGTTTCGGTGAGGCGCTGGCGGATGAAGTTGGAGCCGATGAAGCCGCAGCCGCCGGTGACGAGGATATTCATGTAAGCGAAATTGGGTGGAATCAGTGTGGGCGGTTACGGTTCAGGCTTTTTGCCAGGCGCGGAGAGC from Nibricoccus aquaticus includes:
- a CDS encoding DegT/DnrJ/EryC1/StrS family aminotransferase, which produces MSEPRDGAQAAKTGGGGSSMERLLTADPKAGFLVHAEEIRAAIERVLVSGHYILGPEVAAFESEFTAYQGGGHTVGVANGTEALEIALRALGVKAGDLVATVANTVTATVSAIEQIGARPVFVEIDAATMLMDAGALESVLVREGGAMKAVVPVHLYGQMADMAAICAAAKRHGAAVVEDCAQAHGASIGGRKAGTWGEVAAFSFYPTKNLGALGDGGGVFTLDGALAERVKLMRQYGWRTRYVAEAAGRNSRLDEMQAAVLRVKLQYLDTENARRRELAARYVERLRAVAEARGIALPSVNDGGENVAVFHQFAVRAEKREALRGHLDSRGIVCGVLYPVPVYRQPAFADEVLSLPETERACAEVLCLPCHPGLTAGDVDRVCDEILRWGTPS
- a CDS encoding glycosyltransferase; this encodes MSNTPALSFVIPLYFSAGTIRPLVKAIEALVIEGGHEIVLVNDGSRDETAAVCRELVHEAKVPLVYIEHARNFGEHNAVLTGWRHACGTHVVNLDDDGQNLPAEAVRLWEQAKAERLDVVYGWYAEKKHSPWRNAGSWLTNKMTDWALDKPKGFYLSSFRCVSAFAAGEVAANSGPFPYIDGLLLQATQRIGSLEVRHAERVVGKSGYTLRRLVRLWASSFVNFSVMPLRIATLLGVTMGLGGMIAVGGVVYLWATGRGPVFGWGSLMAALLLFSGVQLLLLGVIGEYIGRMFLTINQRPQAVVREVTRGG
- a CDS encoding glycosyltransferase family 2 protein; amino-acid sequence: MRVSFLIPLYNCLPLTQAMLDSLQATLPVGLDHEIILIDDGSADGTRDWLRTLSSDATLPNLRVLINDRNLGYAATNNRAASIATGDLLVLLNNDLVLTSRWLEPMLAAHAALGPRAGIVGNVQLSIRTGEIDHTGIVINAKAKPVHDRELPPFAPALKPVPAVTGACLLIARELWLRLGGFDTAFINGGEDVDLCLRAARLGLTTAVAQRSIIHHHVSSSPGRKLRDEQNSHLLASRWRPEFARLSHRAVCRDYLARELTAATVATSPLDVLQAGLHAAGLTSRPPVVALRRMADALDNEFSRWDKILPARG
- the rfbA gene encoding glucose-1-phosphate thymidylyltransferase RfbA, yielding MNRKGIVLAGGSGTRLYPLTIAVSKQLMPVYDKPMIYYPLSILMLAGIREILIISTPLDLPLFKRLLGDGSQFGLTLTYAEQPSPDGLAQAFVIANQVGFLDDKTPSALVLGDNLFYGQDLVKSLASATARTTGATIFGYHVADATAYGVVEFAPDGRVVSLEEKPAQPKSNYAVPGLYFYDHDVVALAKALKPSKRGELEITDLNRLYLEAGKLHVELLGRGTAWLDTGTHDSLLAAGQFVEVIENRQGLKIACLEEIAYRQKWINRAQLDEQIKRLGKSNYGQYLKKL
- the rfbB gene encoding dTDP-glucose 4,6-dehydratase; its protein translation is MNILVTGGCGFIGSNFIRQRLTETGSPLTKLVNLDALTYAGNPANLADLASDPRYVFAHGDIGDTALVSKLLADHAIDAVVNFAAESHVDRSIDSPEPFIQTNVVGTLRLLNAARLHWAKLPTSKKEAFRFLHVSTDEVYGTLAAGDAPWNEECPYEPNSPYAASKASSDHLVRSFQHTYGFPTVTTNCSNNYGPFHFPEKLIPLMILNALEGKPLPVYGDGQQIRDWLYVEDHATAIWLALTKGRVGETYNVGGLNERPNLEIVNRICAILDKRSPRADGKPYITQITYVADRPGHDRRYAIDSTKIRKELGWSPKENFDTGIEKTVDWYLKNRTWAADITSKKYARERLGTKA